The genomic interval GTCTTCGACCGCAGCGATTCTGCGGTCGGATACGAGCTGCGTTTCAGGCCGTCGGATGACGGAAGTGACCCGTTTGCAAGAAGTTACATGAGCGGGTCGTTCGAGTTCCTTCGCTCGGGCCTCCCGGCCTGGGTGCGCGCTTCACGCCCGCAGCTCGTCGACGGGATCTTCGATACGCCGGAACCGCAGGCCCTGGTCGTGCTGATTCCCCCGGAGGTAGGGGCAGACGACGAGGTGGTGGAGCGGGTCGCCGCGCTGTCGCGCCGAGGCGTGCGGGTGGTGCTGGACGAGTTCGAGCTGCCCAAGGCGCCGGGGGCACCGATTCTCCGCCTGTTGCAGCTGGCGGCGATGGTGCGCATCGACCTGCGCGTTCAGGATCCGAGCGTGCTCGGCTCGCTGGTGAGCGCCCTCAAGCGCCAGCAAAAGCGGGTGGTCGCCGACCACGTGCTCGACGCCAAGCTGCACCGGGCTTGTGTGGAACTCGGGTTCGAGATCTTCCAGGGGCCGCACTTCAGCCGCCCGGAGCCGCTGCCGGCCGCGGAGATTCCCACGTCGACCGCGGCGGCGTTGCGGCTGCTCGCGCTGGCTCGCGACCCGAAGACGTCGGAGCGGGAGCTGGAACGCGTCATCAGCGCCGACCCCGGCATCACGTATCAATTGCTGCGCATCGTGAACTCGGCGGCGCTGGGTGGGCGCGGAATCACGTCCATTCCGCACGCGCTGCGCCTGGTGGGGCGCGACAACGTCATTCGTTGGCTGGCGCTGGCGTCGGCCACTTCGCGCACCGGCAAGCGTGGCGTGGACGACGAGTTGATCCGGCAGGCCGTGCAGCGCGCCAGGTTCTGCGAGCAGCTCGCCCTTCCGGCCACGGGCCTGGACAAGGGGACGCTCTTCCTGATGGGGCTGTTCTCGTTGCTCGACGCGGTCTTCCGGATGCCGATGTCAGAGGTGCTCGAGCGCGTGAGCCTCAGCGACGAGGTGAAGCAGGCCCTGCTCGACCGCACCGGTCCCTACGCCGACCCGTTGGTCGTGGTGGAGTCCTACGAACTCGGACTGTGGGAGTCGGCGTCGGAGGCAGGCGCGCGCATCGGGCTCGATGCCGCGCACCTGCCGACGCTGTACTCCGAGTGTGTGCAGTGGGCCGCGGAGCAGATGCCGACGAGCAAGCAGCCGGCGGTGGCAAAGGCGAGTTAGGCGCGCCGCCCTCTACTCGTAGCGCAGCGCGTCGATCGGGTCGAGCCGCGCGGCGCGCGAGGCGGGAAAGAGGCCGAACAGAATGCCCGTCAGGCCGCTGGCCAGCAGCGCCGCGACAATCGCGCCTGGCGGAATGGACGCCTGGAGCGGCGTGGCGCTGCGGATGATCAGGGACACGAGTGCGCCCATCACCAGTCCCACCATCGCGCCGATCGCGGTGAGCGTGGCGGCTTCGACCAGGAACTGCCACAGGATGATGCCTCGTGTGGCGCCCAGCGCCTTGCGCACGCCGATCTCGCGCGTGCGCTCGGTGACGCTGATCATCATGATCGCCACGACGCCCACGCCGCCCACGATCAGGCCGATCCCCGAGAGCGTCAGCATGACGAGGAAGAACACGCCCGTCATCTTGCCCCACGTCTCGAACAGCTTGTCCTGCGTGAAGACCGCGAATGTGTTGTCCTGCGAGGGACGCAGCCCGCGCGAGGAGCGCAGCGTGGCGACGACATCGTCGACGGCTTCGTCGCGCGTAAAGCCAGCGCGCGGTTTGACGGTGAAGTCGATCCACTCGATCCAGATGTTCAGGTACTTGCTGCCGGTGCTGAACGGCACGTAGGCACGGGGGCTCGGGCTGCTCATGAAGTCGCCGCCACCCTTGAACACGCCGATGACTTCGAACGGTGACCGATTCACCGTGACGACCTTGCCCAGCGGGTCGCTCTCCTCGCCGAACAGGCGCTTCTTCATTTCTTCGTTGATCACGAGCACGCGCGCCGAGTTCATGTCTTCGGCCGGCGTGAAGTTGCGCCCCTCGATGATGTCGCCGCCGCTGGTCTCGAGCCAGTCGGAAGTGGTCGCCGACACGCGAGCGGAGGGAAGCTGGCGGTCGAAGTATTTCATGGCGGCGTTGGCGCCGCTGCTGACGTTGACGCCCTGAATGCTGGGC from Gemmatimonadaceae bacterium carries:
- a CDS encoding ABC transporter permease — encoded protein: MALGSRISGLFEGVVIAIDALRANRVRAALTILGIAIGVFVVVVMSAAIHGINRGVASEFEKAGPTTFFVNRFPISLEACDDTGDTCKWRNNPPLRVSEAASIRRLPSIQGVNVSSGANAAMKYFDRQLPSARVSATTSDWLETSGGDIIEGRNFTPAEDMNSARVLVINEEMKKRLFGEESDPLGKVVTVNRSPFEVIGVFKGGGDFMSSPSPRAYVPFSTGSKYLNIWIEWIDFTVKPRAGFTRDEAVDDVVATLRSSRGLRPSQDNTFAVFTQDKLFETWGKMTGVFFLVMLTLSGIGLIVGGVGVVAIMMISVTERTREIGVRKALGATRGIILWQFLVEAATLTAIGAMVGLVMGALVSLIIRSATPLQASIPPGAIVAALLASGLTGILFGLFPASRAARLDPIDALRYE
- a CDS encoding HDOD domain-containing protein, with the translated sequence MSDIFLVRQPVFDRSDSAVGYELRFRPSDDGSDPFARSYMSGSFEFLRSGLPAWVRASRPQLVDGIFDTPEPQALVVLIPPEVGADDEVVERVAALSRRGVRVVLDEFELPKAPGAPILRLLQLAAMVRIDLRVQDPSVLGSLVSALKRQQKRVVADHVLDAKLHRACVELGFEIFQGPHFSRPEPLPAAEIPTSTAAALRLLALARDPKTSERELERVISADPGITYQLLRIVNSAALGGRGITSIPHALRLVGRDNVIRWLALASATSRTGKRGVDDELIRQAVQRARFCEQLALPATGLDKGTLFLMGLFSLLDAVFRMPMSEVLERVSLSDEVKQALLDRTGPYADPLVVVESYELGLWESASEAGARIGLDAAHLPTLYSECVQWAAEQMPTSKQPAVAKAS